CCCCAAGAAGAGAGAGCTTATTACTCCGTAGTCTTATTCTTCTGATTTTCCTCATAAAAGAAATATAGGTTTGGATCAGCTTTCTGCTCATCAGTAAAGCGGGCCAGGCCAactgaaagaaagaaacagacGAAATTTAATTAAAGGagttttaatttgttaaaatagaatcaataataaaaatttacgtACGTGGATTAGTGTAGCCACACTTGATCGGTTTTCTTGGCAAAACCTGGGTAACTACAATGTTCATTCCATCCACAGAACGTCCACTAAGTTCCAGAGCCATCTGTACAGCGTCTTCTCCAATGACATAAACTAAAGCTGTGCTGTAAATAATCAAAAGAGTCGTTAATTAGTTATTAACTgataacttatttaaaaaattaatacaagCCACAAAACCTTTTGAGACCACCACATGTTCTGTAAGCAAAAGCAGAAGCTGGTGAGAAATGTTTACACATCTCGCTCTCGACATCATCCATAGAAAGGGAAGGGTCATATCCGGTAACTTCCAACCTAGTATTGCAGGAGATACTACTATCTATCAACATGACAAAACAACacacatacaaataaatttaaatctaactaaaataaagaaaaatttacgtGCGTTGTCGCCCATGGCCTGGGCCTTCTTTCATGGTAGCCAAGACATCATCAAGGTAGTTTTCGTGAAACGAGTAAGCATAAATTTGTAAAATCCCTCCTCCCATGTCACTTCCATTAAGCCTCAATGCCTTTTCTTCGTCTTCTCCATTAACATAAATGAAGGAAAATCtgcaagacaaaaaaaaacaagtttattATTTAGCAAACAGCAGTTAGCTTGAGCAAGCGAGAGTTGAAGAAAGAAGCCACAAACCTGTTGGGAATATCACTTTCATCGTTTATGGGAACATAAACATGGATTATGTTTCCACATGAAGCGAAATGGTTTCTCAAAGCCTTTTCGACATCTTCCCTAGTAAGGGAGGTGTCGTATCCCTCAACCACAATCCTGCTAATACTATAGCAAAAGATATTATTAGTTAGCAATTACCATGAGACATGAACACATGATCTATCTAATT
The window above is part of the Brassica napus cultivar Da-Ae chromosome C8, Da-Ae, whole genome shotgun sequence genome. Proteins encoded here:
- the LOC106413604 gene encoding uncharacterized protein LOC106413604, which gives rise to MDKSTIKGLESKGSDAEIRESRISRIVVEGYDTSLTREDVEKALRNHFASCGNIIHVYVPINDESDIPNRFSFIYVNGEDEEKALRLNGSDMGGGILQIYAYSFHENYLDDVLATMKEGPGHGRQRTLEVTGYDPSLSMDDVESEMCKHFSPASAFAYRTCGGLKSTALVYVIGEDAVQMALELSGRSVDGMNIVVTQVLPRKPIKCGYTNPLGLARFTDEQKADPNLYFFYEENQKNKTTE